One Gadus chalcogrammus isolate NIFS_2021 chromosome 4, NIFS_Gcha_1.0, whole genome shotgun sequence DNA segment encodes these proteins:
- the raph1b gene encoding LOW QUALITY PROTEIN: ras-associated and pleckstrin homology domains-containing protein 1b (The sequence of the model RefSeq protein was modified relative to this genomic sequence to represent the inferred CDS: deleted 3 bases in 3 codons), producing CVRQEEQAAKLKAEKIRVALEKIKEAQVKKLVIRVHMSDESSKTMMVDERQTVRQVLDSLLDKSHCGYSPDWALVETINELQMERIFEDHENLVENLLNWTRDSHNKLMFIERIEKYALFKNPQNYLLGRKETSEMADRNKEALLEECFCGSSVSVPEIEGVLWLKEDGKKSWKKRYFLLRASGIYYVPKGKAKASRDLVCFLQLDHVNVYYGQDYRSKYKAPTDYCLALKHPQIQKKSQYIKYLCCDDVRTLHQWVNGIRIAKYGKQLYVNYQEAMKRTEAAYDWSSLSTSSMRSGSSSASIPADTQSNHSGQSDSGVDTGSAHGRSQSVVSSIFSEAWKRGTQMEESTKMRMDSTRGGTLPHRHHSQHSVDQPAPAPASPQPPGLPPGPQQLNGQLPPPDSPHLSIKPHPQPSSSSSNLHPICSSSINRSPNRRNNINRRNNINRRRNSICGRISLHHSCSKIIINHNNNICSSNHHICSSNHHICSSNHHICSSNNHICSSNHHICSSNNHICSSNHHICSSNHHICSSNNHISVAGNNPPPPPPPPPPPALLPAPGSAMATLKRAPPAPRGRPPKQFSLQAAHLPPDNRPPTLPKQHSLSKPPPPSSSSSSSSSSSVRQLASQFPGSSHSSSSSSSLTANHAESLKAPPLSPPAVKAKPRWQPGGSGGGGGHEFPPPPPPESAPSAFPAPHPPPPPPPPPPPPGPPACPASGPTPPPPPLPPGAAGSSPFGKKAPPTPQRNSSVTAESCDAYQESRRNLLRKFNGSASSSSSTPSSSSSTRSPSKDPPAGPPAPPKPGKLNLSHLQSRAGPTRQTGGADFPSPPHDYGCFPPPPPPSGDLFPPPPPPPPPAWGPPRVAVVNPQPQAPPCPPPPVPPPAHSAPWGKASLRKTPPPTLGRRGNATPEPGAAPAPLSPPPTSPKGGNFMDDLQRTLKRKSTGRQGSLSSGPGARLSGKMDAAAAGGEGVADDMALPPPPPELLSDGGKNGNGGGANGGGGYLSGNISGYATLRRGPAPTPPKRGDATKLTGEC from the exons ctgGTGATCCGGGTCCACATGTCCGACGAGAGCTCCAAGACCATGATGGTGGACGAGAGGCAGACGGTGCGCCAGGTGTTGGACAGCCTGCTGGACAAGTCCCACTGCGGCTACAGCCCGGACTGGGCCCTGGTGGAGACCATCAACGAGCTGCAGATGG agCGTATCTTCGAGGACCACGAGAACCTGGTGGAGAACCTGCTCAACTGGACGCGGGACAGCCACAACAAGCTCATGTTCATCGAGCGCATCGAGAAGTACGCCCTCTTCAAGAACCCCCAG AACTACTTGCTGGGGCGGAAGGAGACGTCCGAGATGGCCGACCGCAATAAGGAGGCTCTGTTGGAG gaatgtttctgcgggaGCTCGGTGTCCGTGCCGGAGATCGAGGGCGTGCTATGGCTCAAGGAGGACGGGAAGAAGTCTTGGAAGAAGCGCTACTTCCTGCTCCGCGCTTCCGGGATCTACTACGTCCCCAAAGGGAAGGCCAAG GCCTCCAGAGACCTGGTCTGCTTCCTCCAGTTGGACCACGTCAACGTCTACTACGGCCAGGACTACCGCAGCAAGTACAAGGCCCCCACCGACTACTGCCTGGCTCTCAAG CACCCTCAGATCCAGAAGAAGTCCCAGTACATCAAGTACCTGTGCTGCGATGATGTCAGGACTCTGCACCAATGGGTGAACGGCATTCGTATCGCCAAG tacggCAAGCAGCTGTACGTGAACTACCAGGAGGCCATGAAGCGGACGGAGGCGGCGTACGAttggtcctctctctccacctcctccatgcgGTCGGGCTCCAGCTCTGCCAGCATACCCG CTGACACTCAGTCCAACCACTCGGGCCAATCAGACAGCGGCGTGGACACAGGCTCCGCCCACGGCCGCTCCCAGAGCGTGGTCAGCTCCATCTTCTCCGAGGCCTGGAAGAGGGGCACCCAGATGGAGGAGAGCACTAAG atgcgGATGGACTCGACCAGGGGCGGCACCCTACCCCATCGCCACCACAGCCAACACTCAGTGGACCAGccggcccccgcccccgcctcccCGCAGCCCCCCGGCCTGCCACCGGGCCCCCAGCAGCTCAACGGCCAGCTGCCTCCCCCGGACTCGCCccatct cAGCATCaaaccccacccccaacccagcagcagcagcagcaacctcCACCCaatctgcagcagcagcatcaaccgAAGCCCCAACCGCCGCAACAACATCAACCGCCGCAACAACATCAACCGCCGCCGCAACAGCATCTGCGGCAGGATCAGCCTCCACCACAGCTGCAGCAAAATCAtcatcaaccacaacaacaacatctgcagcagCAACCACCACATCTGCAGCAGCAACCACCACATCTGCAGCAGCAACCACCACATctgcagcagcaacaaccaCATCTGCAGCAGCAACCACCACATctgcagcagcaacaaccaCATCTGCAGCAGCAACCACCACATCTGCAGCAGCAACCACCACATctgcagcagcaacaaccacatct CGGTGGCGGGGAacaaccccccgccccctcctccccccccgcccccccccgccctg ctGCCGGCCCCCGGCTCGGCCATGGCGACGCTGAAG CGGGCCCCTCCAGCCCCACGGGGGCGGCCtcc GAAGCAGTTCAGCCTGCAGGCGGCCCACCTCCCCCCCGACAACcggccccccaccctccccaagCAGCACAGCCtctccaagcccccccccccctcctcctcttcctcctcctcctcttcctcctcggtcAGGCAGCTCGCCAGCCagttccccggctcctcccactcctcctcctcctcttcctccctgacGGCCAATCACGCGGAGAGCCTCaaggccccgcccctctccccgccGGCGGTGAAGGCCAAGCCAAGATGGCAGCcgggcggcagcggcggcggcggcggccatgagttcccccctccccctccccccgagaGCGCGCCGTCCGCGTTCCCCgcccctcatcctccccctccccctccccctcctcccccccctcctggacCCCCCGCCTGCCCCGCCTCCggccccaccccgcccccgcccccgctccCGCCGGGGGccgctggctcctcccccttcgGGAAGAAGGCTCCGCCCACGCCGCAGAGGAACTCGAGCGTGACGGCGGAGTCGTGCGACGCCTACCAGGAGTCCCGGAGGAACCTGCTGCGCAAGTTCaacggctccgcctcctcctcctcctccaccccctcctcctcctcctccacccggtCCCCCTCCAAGgacccccccgccggccccccggccccccccaaGCCGGGGAAGCTCAACCTGTCTCACCTCCAGAGCAGGGCGGGGCCGACCCGGCAGACGGGCGGCGCCGACTTCCCCTCGCCGCCGCACGACTACGGCTgcttccccccgccccctccgccctccGGCGACCTgttcccgcccccgcccccgccacccccccccgcctgg GGGCCGCCCCGGGTGGCGGTGGTCAACCCCCAGCCCCAGGCCCCGCCCTGCCCGCCCCCTCCCGTGCCCCCGCCGGcccacagcgccccctggggcaAGGCCTCGCTGCGGaagaccccgccccccacgcTGGGGCGCCGCGGCAACGCCACGCCCGAGCCCGGGGCCGCGCCCGCCCCGCTGTCGCCGCCGCCGACGTCGCCAAAGGGCGGGAACTTCATGGACGACCTGCAACGCACGCTGAAGCGCAAGTCGACGGGCCGCCAGGGCTCGCTGTCgtcggggcccggggcccgccTCTCGGGCAAGATGGACgccgcggcggcggggggggagggcgtgGCGGACGACATGGCGcttccgccgccgccgcccgagCTGCTGTCGGACGGCGGCAAGAACGGGAACGGGGGCGGGGctaacggcggcggcggctaccTGTCGGGGAACATCTCAGGCTATGCAACGCTGAGGCGGGGGCCAGCGCCCACGCCGCCCAAGAGAGGGGACGCCACCAAGCTCACGGGAGAGTGTTGA